A portion of the Lolium rigidum isolate FL_2022 chromosome 1, APGP_CSIRO_Lrig_0.1, whole genome shotgun sequence genome contains these proteins:
- the LOC124664856 gene encoding uncharacterized protein LOC124664856, protein MQPRRDAAGVTSLLCAAALLEPKELVLALPSGYMGNLSPLFFLQLPDHVRFHELETLSLSGCHLRFDSLLPCCPRLRVLRLKFNDRWGHYRIRTFMSLHSTSLQELCVDVENAFREVNISILAPMLEKLSWKCSYSFINFGPCRIAKLWLQKAERQGELPSLLIHARIVRVLSLNLPSSTKLNFDSDIYFPKLTFRSSSIVHGEAGNSTQEIEKHMLAKFSRFGATSQAKGTCFWSIHVSSPWDESVF, encoded by the exons ATGCAGCCCAGGCGCGACGCCGCCGGCGTCACCTCGCTCTTGTGCGCCGCCGCGCTGCTCGAGCCCAAGGAGCTAGTCTTGGCCCTCCCGTCGGGCTACATGGGTAATCTCTCGCCCTTGTTCTTCCTGCAGCTTCCAGACCACGTCAGGTTCCATGAACTCGAGACACTGTCCCTCTCGGGCTGCCACCTGCGCTTCGACTCTTTGCTCCCCTGCTGCCCACGCCTGCGCGTGCTAAGGCTAAAGTTCAATGACCGTTGGGGCCACTACCGCATCAGAACCTTCATGTCACTCCACTCCACGTCGCTGCAAGAGCTTTGTGTGGATGTCGAGAAC GCTTTTCGGGAGGTCAACATCTCTATCTTGGCACCAATGCTTGAGAAGCTCTCATGGAAATGTTCCTATTCCTTTATTAACTTTGGTCCTTGCAGAATTGCAAAGTTGTGGCTGCAGAAGGCGGAGAGACAAGGAGAGCTCCCTTCATTGCTCATCCATGCCCGCATTGTGCGTGTCCTCTCGCTCAATTTACCGAGCTCGACTAAACTAAATTTTGATAGTGATATATATTTTCCCAAATTAACTTTTCGGAGCTCGTCCATTGTTCATGGTGAAGCGGGGAACTCTACGCAAGAGATAGAGAAACATATGCTCGCAAAGTTCTCTCGTTTTGGAGCTACATCTCAGGCCAAAGGGACATGCTTTTGGAGCATTCATGTTTCATCTCCTTGGGATGAATCGGTTTTTTAG
- the LOC124684584 gene encoding uncharacterized protein LOC124684584, with protein MSLHSTSLQELCVDVENAFREVNISILAPMLEKLSWKCSYSFINFGPCRIAKLWLQKAERQGELPSLLIHARISSSIVHGEAGNSTQEIEKHMLAKFSVLELHLRPKGHAFGAFMFHLLGMNRFFRATQRLKVVLQRSALKQECPLDCACDHPDWRSQTSSLTALEEVEINGFQGHDHEIDFLKLIFKCAPMLRRMIVRFSHEVLFRDHHGCTQIRNIFREYSSVECYLYLSSASAAGLEHGSDGFPST; from the exons ATGTCACTCCACTCCACGTCGCTGCAAGAGCTTTGTGTGGATGTCGAGAAC GCTTTTCGGGAGGTCAACATCTCTATCTTGGCACCAATGCTTGAGAAGCTCTCATGGAAATGTTCCTATTCCTTTATTAACTTTGGTCCTTGCAGAATTGCAAAGTTGTGGCTGCAGAAGGCGGAGAGACAAGGAGAGCTCCCTTCATTGCTCATCCATGCCCGCATT AGCTCGTCCATTGTTCATGGTGAAGCGGGGAACTCTACGCAAGAGATAGAGAAACATATGCTCGCAAAGTTCTCTGTTTTGGAGCTACATCTCAGGCCAAAGGGACATGCTTTTGGAGCATTCATGTTTCATCTCCTTGGGATGAATCGGTTTTTTAGGGCGACGCAGAGGCTCAAGGTTGTCCTACAGAGATCCGCG TTGAAGCAAGAATGCCCACTAGATTGTGCTTGTGACCACCCGGACTGGAGATCCCAAACTAGCTCCTTGACCGCTCTCGAAGAAGTGGAGATCAATGGCTTTCAAGGACACGATCATGAGATCGATTTCTTGAAACTGATATTCAAATGTGCACCGATGCTTAGAAGAATGATTGTGCGTTTCTCACATGAGGTCTTATTTCGTGATCATCATGGATGCACACAAATACGAAACATCTTCAGGGAATATTCTTCTGTGGAATGCTATCTTTATCTTAGCTCTG CCTCCGCTGCAGGTTTAGAGCATGGCAGCGACGGGTTCCCATCAACATGA